The genome window GTAATCGACGGTGCTGCATCGAATGTAACCGGTACGGTAACTTTGGCAGAAATACAGCCGTTAGCGTCTTTTACATAAACATCCCATGATAAATCTGCAAGATCAGTATCTGCAGAAAGTACAGCGTTAGTGCTGTAAGCTCCTGCCAATGGCGCTGGAAGAGCCTGCTTTTACAGCTGCGTAAGTGTAAACGCCTGTTCCCCCTGTTACTGCGCTTACTGTGATCTGCGTAATATCCTGTGAACAGTATACTTTGCTCGCATTAGCCGTGAAAGTAATCGCTGCAGGTGCTGCAAGCATTACCGCATCACTGTCGGAACAGCCTGTTGTATTATCGGTTACCGTTACTGTATAGGTTCCTGCCGTAAGACCCGTTAAGGTAATTACATCGCCTGAACTGGTGATCTGAGAAGCAAGAAGCGCTGGCGAAACAGCCACTGTATAGTTGCCTGCAGCACTGAAGCCTGTTACTGTGAATGAGGCAGAACCATTATTGTCGGTTCCGTTTAATGCGTTACACGAAACATTAACCGCTACTGATCCTGCTATTACAATAGGTGTAACAGCTTTAACAGTGTATACTTCCTGGTACGTACAGCCGTTGGCATCTGTTACCTGGAACGTGTAATCTCCGGCAGTCAGACCTGCAAAAACAGCTGATGTCTGTTTGCCGATAATCATAGCCGACGGAGCAATTGTCTCATACTGTAATGTTCCCACACCGTTTGAAGCTGTAAGAGTTACTGTAGATGCAGGTGCCGCACATGTCGGTGCTGTTGTAACGGCAAAGGCTAAATCGGTCGGTTTGTTCAGCGGGTTCACAACTATAGGCTGTGGCGCTGTTGTACATCCGTTAGCATCTTTTACCGCATACATGATCGTCTGGATTGTTCCATTGTCATTTACTGTGAACGTATCAGATACGTCATAAGTTACACCGTTATCGAAACTGTAATAGTATCCAGTTCCCGTTCCGGTCTGCGTACCGTCATGACCTGTTACGGTAATAACTGCAGCTGTGCTGCACGTAGTATTTACTGAAGCCGTAGCCGTAGCTGTCAATACCACTGGCTCTGTAATTACAACTGCTGCTGTAACTCCTGAGGTACAGCCTTTAGCATCGGTTACTGTTATGGTGTAAGAACCTGCCTGTAATCCTGTATAGATTCCTGTTGTGTCTCCCGTATGATTTGCTCCTGTTCCTGCCAATGCAAATGCATATGGCGCTGTTCCTGAAGACGGTGTTACCCTAATGCTTGCGTCACTGCTTCCAGCACAGCTTACATTGGTCTGAGCCGTTGTGAATGCTGGCGGTGCCAATGATGGATCTGTTACCTCTACTGTATTAGTAGTTACCGTACAGGAAGCTCCGTTAGCATCCGTGATTACAAAATGATACGTACCTGCTGCTGCTGAAGCCGTGAAGCCTGGTCCTGATACTCCTGTAACTAGTGATCCTACTGCCGATGCGCCGTTGTACATCTGGTATGAATAAGGTGCAACTCCGTCTGTTATAGTAACATTAATCACCGCGTTAACCGGTGCAGTACAGTACAGGTCTTTGGTCAGTGAAGCCACTGCAAGTAACTGTTTCTCTATTGTATAGTTGACAAATGCCTCACAGCCGTTATCGTCTTTAACCCCTAACACATAAGTGCCCGGTGCGTTAAATACAGCTGTAGAACCTGCAATGGCAAAGCCGTTTACAGTATAGGATTTTGTACCGTTGTAAGAACCAGACACTAAACTTAAATCTGCTGTCAATGGCGTGCCTGCAAAACACTGTCCTGCCGGTGCAGTAATCGACGGTGCTGCATCGAATGTAACCGGTACGGTAACTTTGGCAGAAATACAGCCGTTAGCGTCTTTTACATAAACATCCCATGATAAATCTGCAAGATCAGTATCTGCAGAAAGTACAGCGTTAGTGCTGTAAGCTCCTGCCAATGGCGCTGGAAGAGCCTGCTTTTACAGCTGCGTAAGTGTAAACGCCTGTTCCCCCTGTTACTGCGCTTACTGTGATCTGCGTAATATCCTGTGAACAGTATACTTTGCTCGCATTAGCCGTGAAAGTAATCGCTGCAGGTGCTGCAAGCATTACCGCATCACTGTCGGAACAGCCTGTTGTATTATCGGTTACCGTTACTGTATAGGTTCCTGCCGTAAGACCCGTTAAGGTAATTACATCGCCTGAACTGGTGATCTGAGAAGCAAGAAGCGCTGGCGAAACAGCCACTGTATAGTTGCCTGCAGCACTGAAGCCTGTTACTGTGAATGAGGCAGAACCATTATTGTCGGTTCCGTTTAATGCGTTACACGAAACATTAACCGCTACTGATCCTGCTATTACAATAGGTGTAACAGCTTTAACAGTGTATACTTCCTGGTACGTACAGCCGTTG of Flavobacterium marginilacus contains these proteins:
- a CDS encoding SprB repeat-containing protein, with translation MAGAYSTNAVLSADTDLADLSWDVYVKDANGCISAKVTVPVTFDAAPSITAPAGQCFAGTPLTADLSLVSGSYNGTKSYTVNGFAIAGSTAVFNAPGTYVLGVKDDNGCEAFVNYTIEKQLLAVASLTKDLYCTAPVNAVINVTITDGVAPYSYQMYNGASAVGSLVTGVSGPGFTASAAAGTYHFVITDANGASCTVTTNTVEVTDPSLAPPAFTTAQTNVSCAGSSDASIRVTPSSGTAPYAFALAGTGANHTGDTTGIYTGLQAGSYTITVTDAKGCTSGVTAAVVITEPVVLTATATASVNTTCSTAAVITVTGHDGTQTGTGTGYYYSFDNGVTYDVSDTFTVNDNGTIQTIMYAVKDANGCTTAPQPIVVNPLNKPTDLAFAVTTAPTCAAPASTVTLTASNGVGTLQYETIAPSAMIIGKQTSAVFAGLTAGDYTFQVTDANGCTYQEVYTVKAVTPIVIAGSVAVNVSCNALNGTDNNGSASFTVTGFSAAGNYTVAVSPALLASQITSSGDVITLTGLTAGTYTVTVTDNTTGCSDSDAVMLAAPAAITFTANASKVYCSQDITQITVSAVTGGTGVYTYAAVKAGSSSAIGRSLQH